The genomic interval CAACCTGAGGACCCTCGCCCACGCCGTCGACGGCGCCCACAAGGCCGTGGCCGCTAAGGCCAAGCCGGGGATGACCGAGATGGACGTGGCGATGATCATCTACGAGCACCTCTTCAAGCACGGTGCGGATGATATCGCCCAGCTCTGCGTGGGCTCGGGTGAGCGCAGCCTACACGCCAACCCATACGCCACCGAGCGCCGTCTGACCGACGGGGACGTCATGCGGATCGACATCTACGCCAAGCGCAACTGCTACCTGTCCGATTGCGCCCGGACCTACGTCGTCGGCGAGCCGACCGCGGCCGAGAAGGACCTCTGGCAGAAGATGCTCGAGACCCGGCGGATGTGCCTGGAGATGGTCAAGCCGGGCGCCCATACGGCCGAGATCTACAAGGTCTTCCACGACAAGTTCACCGCTTGGGGCCTGAAGCCGATCAACTTCGTCGGCCACGGCCTGGGCCTGTCCCTCCACGAGGACCCCTACGTCGGCCGCTACGGCGACTGGGTTCTCCAGGAAGGGATGGTCCTGTGCATCGAGCCTTACGTGGTCTTCCCCGAGCGTAACGCCGGTTTCCAGGTCGAAGACGAGGTCCTCGTGACGGCCAACGGTTACGAGCTCCTGACCGGCTTCGACGGCGACCCCGTCCTGGCCGCGCTGCGCTAGACGAAGCCCGCCTTAGGGAACCACGAAGGAAGACTTCCGCCTTTTTCGAACATTTAACGGAGGTGCGTCCATTGAAGAAGGTCGAGACCGTAACCATCGTCGGTGGAGGCAACGGTGCCTTTATCGCCGCCGCCGACCTGGCCGTCAATAAGGGCCTTAAGGTCAACCTGTTCGAGGCTCCCGAGTTGGCCAAGAGCATCGAAGGCGTGATGCAGACCAAGAC from Bacillota bacterium carries:
- a CDS encoding Xaa-Pro peptidase family protein, with the translated sequence MVQVGKDVLKKVASSLAGEGLAGVVAMSPENAPYVSGFAVPSQKIIRGRLVMCVISANGDSCQVVADMEESYTKAYTSLARVRAYNEFTETPMKALTDVLTQMGLARRKVAIDVDYIPANAWEELRRLMPDTQFVDSAPFFTKMHAIKTPGEIDNLRTLAHAVDGAHKAVAAKAKPGMTEMDVAMIIYEHLFKHGADDIAQLCVGSGERSLHANPYATERRLTDGDVMRIDIYAKRNCYLSDCARTYVVGEPTAAEKDLWQKMLETRRMCLEMVKPGAHTAEIYKVFHDKFTAWGLKPINFVGHGLGLSLHEDPYVGRYGDWVLQEGMVLCIEPYVVFPERNAGFQVEDEVLVTANGYELLTGFDGDPVLAALR